The Anoxybacillus flavithermus genome has a segment encoding these proteins:
- a CDS encoding glucanohydrolase — MGQLIKLQDYISRYELDIYHYPSEFIRLKKKQWERMKHAWETGQLVPQVESHVHESWKWLEEEPSLFDKIKRIWKRKKVKDVTDENEQSPEEEDFMFSIPSEPRTIEELKILFLEKLFQLQIRWASSTLIEESVIDPKYYYDVYLKYFLQRFPDTYLCMYKPVFLLKKAPVELNTILISPTTTWCVAFTEERKNNIIVGSAERFWTEIVDDVERKIVNPMISLHRTEKVVQTIYKQFSVDMPIKKVLINREGYIDYRYAPSDLDIVDRRHYETWFMSLRQLTMPLKHTQLKAAQSLLTYCDTRYYDPLVIEEVEEADE, encoded by the coding sequence GTGGGACAGCTCATTAAGCTTCAAGACTATATTTCGCGCTACGAGCTAGATATTTATCATTATCCGAGCGAGTTTATTCGTTTAAAAAAGAAGCAATGGGAACGAATGAAGCATGCATGGGAGACGGGTCAATTGGTGCCACAAGTGGAGTCGCATGTACATGAGTCATGGAAATGGCTTGAGGAGGAACCGTCACTTTTTGATAAGATTAAGCGAATATGGAAACGGAAAAAAGTAAAAGATGTGACGGATGAAAATGAACAGTCGCCAGAAGAGGAAGACTTTATGTTTTCTATTCCGTCCGAACCAAGAACGATTGAAGAATTGAAAATATTATTTTTAGAAAAGTTGTTTCAACTGCAAATTCGTTGGGCGAGCTCAACATTAATAGAAGAATCTGTTATTGATCCGAAATATTATTATGACGTATATTTAAAATATTTTTTGCAACGCTTTCCAGATACATACTTATGTATGTACAAGCCTGTATTTTTATTGAAAAAAGCTCCTGTCGAGCTTAATACGATTTTGATTAGTCCAACAACGACGTGGTGCGTTGCGTTTACGGAAGAACGGAAAAATAACATTATTGTTGGCTCAGCTGAGCGTTTTTGGACGGAGATTGTCGATGATGTGGAGAGAAAAATCGTCAATCCGATGATTTCGCTTCATCGAACGGAAAAAGTTGTTCAAACGATTTATAAGCAATTTTCTGTCGATATGCCGATCAAAAAAGTGTTGATTAATCGAGAAGGATATATTGATTATCGCTACGCACCGAGCGATCTTGATATCGTCGATCGCCGTCATTATGAGACATGGTTTATGTCACTCAGACAGTTGACGATGCCATTGAAGCACACACAACTGAAGGCGGCGCAATCATTGTTGACATATTGTGATACGCGCTATTACGATCCGCTCGTTATTGAAGAAGTGGAAGAGGCTGACGAATGA
- a CDS encoding type I pullulanase, translating to MMTKQHSFEAYLDELTLITILVPNDVVHERAPIFFLCDKEQTAYRLTIRSTERQHLFTKYECTVPFIVELGKRYVVYTEEGWKAPLQVGAVMRTKAFDDLYAYDGNDLGATYKPEKTTFKVWAPTATNVLLKLIHPKTKEETTYAMVREQKGVWTYTVYENMEYFLYTYKTYINFVWREAVDPYAKAVSANGTYGVVVDLSKTNIQKPTMPPFISMTDAIIYEMHVRDFTIHPKSGVEHKGKYLGLTERDTLGPNGMVTGLSYVKQLGVTHVQLMPVQDFEGVDELQPFEYNWGYNTVHYNAPEGSYATDPTDPYARIIELKQAIRAFQQEGIRVILDVVYNHVYIREMSSFEQLVPGYYFRYESNGYPSNGTGVGNDLASERKMVRKFIVDSVTYWLSEYGVDGFRFDLMGILDIDAMNDVRRAIDAIDPTVLVLGEGWELATPLPQEKKTTIANARHTPRIAYFNDRFRDYVKGSTFQVHDRGFALGDCSYKEAVMEAVRGSIHLFFSPRQSVNYVECHDNYTLWDKMMIANAHESEYIRRKRQKLATAIVLLSQGIPFLHSGQEFYRTKQGIENSYNAPDEVNRIDWERKSEWEEDIREITALIALRKKHAAFRFFTADQVRRHIKFYDTHPSVIAYQLVDVGVYGPWEQIVVVHHNEEKKTTLPLSEGKWKVVFSSNREEVEKKCERFIEMNGIGTWVLIEC from the coding sequence ATGATGACAAAACAACACTCGTTTGAAGCCTATTTAGATGAGTTGACGTTAATTACTATTTTGGTACCGAACGATGTTGTTCACGAACGAGCACCAATATTTTTTTTATGTGATAAAGAGCAAACAGCATACCGTTTAACGATTCGTTCAACAGAAAGACAACACTTATTTACAAAATATGAATGTACTGTCCCTTTTATTGTTGAATTAGGAAAACGATATGTTGTTTATACAGAAGAAGGATGGAAAGCCCCTCTACAAGTAGGGGCGGTGATGCGAACAAAAGCGTTTGACGATTTATATGCATATGACGGAAATGATCTTGGTGCAACGTACAAACCGGAAAAAACGACGTTTAAAGTGTGGGCGCCGACGGCAACAAACGTGTTATTAAAGCTTATTCATCCGAAGACGAAAGAAGAAACGACTTATGCCATGGTGCGCGAACAAAAAGGAGTATGGACTTATACGGTTTATGAAAACATGGAATATTTTTTGTATACGTATAAGACATATATCAATTTTGTTTGGCGAGAAGCGGTGGATCCTTATGCAAAAGCAGTTTCAGCCAACGGCACATACGGTGTTGTTGTTGACCTTTCGAAGACAAACATACAAAAACCAACGATGCCTCCGTTTATTTCTATGACGGATGCGATCATTTATGAAATGCATGTTCGTGATTTTACGATCCATCCTAAAAGTGGCGTGGAACATAAAGGGAAATATCTCGGTTTAACGGAGCGGGACACATTAGGACCAAACGGAATGGTGACGGGTCTTTCGTACGTAAAACAGCTCGGTGTGACACATGTTCAACTTATGCCTGTGCAAGATTTCGAAGGGGTGGATGAGCTGCAGCCATTTGAATACAACTGGGGATATAACACGGTTCATTACAATGCTCCAGAAGGAAGTTACGCGACGGATCCAACCGATCCATATGCGCGTATCATCGAGTTAAAGCAGGCGATTCGTGCGTTTCAACAAGAAGGCATTCGCGTCATTTTAGACGTCGTCTATAATCACGTATATATTCGTGAAATGTCATCATTTGAACAGCTTGTACCGGGTTATTATTTCCGATACGAATCAAACGGTTATCCATCGAATGGAACAGGAGTTGGAAATGATTTAGCATCCGAGCGGAAAATGGTGCGAAAATTTATCGTGGATTCGGTGACATATTGGCTAAGTGAATATGGTGTCGATGGATTTCGTTTCGATTTAATGGGTATTTTAGATATCGACGCGATGAATGACGTTCGCCGAGCTATCGATGCAATTGATCCGACTGTTCTTGTTCTTGGAGAGGGGTGGGAGTTAGCCACTCCATTACCTCAAGAAAAAAAGACGACGATCGCAAACGCAAGACACACACCGCGTATCGCTTATTTTAATGATCGTTTTCGCGACTATGTTAAAGGTAGCACATTCCAAGTGCACGATCGAGGATTTGCGTTAGGTGATTGCTCATATAAGGAAGCGGTCATGGAAGCGGTTCGTGGGAGCATTCATCTATTTTTTTCGCCAAGGCAAAGTGTCAATTATGTCGAATGTCACGATAACTATACATTATGGGATAAAATGATGATTGCTAATGCGCATGAGAGCGAATATATTCGTCGGAAGCGCCAAAAGCTAGCGACCGCGATCGTTTTATTATCCCAAGGTATTCCATTTTTGCACAGCGGTCAAGAGTTTTATCGAACGAAACAAGGGATTGAAAATAGTTATAACGCTCCTGATGAAGTGAATCGAATCGATTGGGAGCGGAAAAGTGAATGGGAAGAAGATATTCGAGAGATAACGGCTCTCATTGCGCTTCGCAAAAAACATGCCGCGTTTCGTTTTTTTACTGCCGATCAAGTTCGGCGTCACATCAAGTTTTATGATACCCATCCATCCGTGATTGCCTATCAGCTTGTCGATGTGGGTGTGTATGGTCCATGGGAACAAATTGTTGTCGTTCATCATAACGAGGAGAAAAAAACGACATTACCTCTTTCTGAAGGAAAATGGAAAGTCGTTTTCAGCTCAAATCGGGAAGAAGTAGAGAAAAAGTGCGAACGCTTTATTGAAATGAATGGAATTGGGACGTGGGTATTAATTGAATGTTGA
- a CDS encoding phosphotransferase: MEQLLGKEWEISPAGGATGDAYIAEHDGKKLFLKRNSSPFLAVLSAEGIVPKLVWTKRMENGDVITAQQFLQARELKPHDMTSKQVAQLLRKIHRSKELLGMMERLGKKPLLPNRLLEEVKQNEYAELKAHPIVRDALTFLERHVNDMHNTDYVVCHCDMNHNNWLLTEDNQLYLIDWDSAMIADPAIDIGMLLYAYIPREQWESWLEEYGLTFDEQLQLRMKWYTIAQTVTLLSWHKGRNNEKEMQRLLHFLEHVLR; this comes from the coding sequence TTGGAACAGTTACTAGGCAAGGAGTGGGAAATTTCCCCGGCGGGCGGTGCGACAGGGGATGCATATATTGCGGAACATGATGGGAAGAAGTTGTTTTTAAAGCGCAACTCTTCTCCGTTTTTGGCTGTTTTATCAGCGGAAGGAATCGTTCCAAAATTAGTATGGACGAAACGGATGGAAAATGGGGATGTTATTACAGCCCAGCAGTTTTTACAAGCGCGCGAATTAAAGCCGCACGACATGACTAGCAAACAAGTTGCGCAATTGCTTCGAAAAATTCATCGTTCGAAAGAATTATTAGGGATGATGGAACGTCTCGGCAAAAAACCTTTATTGCCCAATCGTTTGCTAGAGGAAGTAAAGCAAAATGAATATGCTGAGTTAAAAGCGCACCCGATCGTTCGGGACGCATTGACATTTTTAGAACGACATGTAAACGATATGCATAATACGGATTATGTTGTTTGTCATTGCGATATGAATCATAACAATTGGCTTTTAACAGAAGACAATCAATTGTATTTAATTGACTGGGATAGCGCAATGATTGCCGATCCGGCGATTGATATCGGAATGTTATTGTATGCTTATATTCCACGAGAGCAGTGGGAGAGTTGGCTAGAAGAATATGGTTTGACATTCGATGAACAATTGCAGTTACGCATGAAATGGTATACGATCGCTCAAACGGTTACATTGCTTTCATGGCATAAAGGACGAAACAACGAAAAGGAAATGCAACGATTGTTGCATTTCCTTGAACATGTGCTACGTTAA
- a CDS encoding tRNA (guanosine(46)-N7)-methyltransferase TrmB, translating to MRLRNKPWAKEKIASYPQYIIPQPEQYKGRWHELFSNDHPIHIEIGTGKGRFITEMAKANPHINYIGIELYESVIVCALDKLIENDLPNLRLLNVNAKDLTNIFAKGEVERIYLNFSDPWPKKRHEKRRLTYRSFLELYENILVDEGEIHFKTDNRGLFEYSLVSFSQYGLVLQYVSLDLHRSDFEGNVMTEYEQKFSEKGNPIYRCEVKYRKPMS from the coding sequence GTGCGTTTACGAAATAAGCCTTGGGCGAAAGAAAAAATTGCATCATATCCGCAATACATTATTCCACAACCAGAGCAATATAAAGGACGTTGGCATGAATTGTTTTCAAACGATCATCCGATCCATATTGAAATTGGAACAGGCAAAGGTCGCTTTATCACAGAAATGGCAAAAGCAAACCCGCATATTAACTATATTGGTATTGAATTGTATGAGAGCGTCATTGTATGCGCCCTCGACAAGTTAATCGAGAACGATTTGCCAAATTTGCGTTTATTAAATGTCAATGCAAAAGACTTAACGAATATTTTTGCTAAAGGAGAAGTAGAGCGCATTTACTTAAACTTCTCTGATCCATGGCCAAAAAAGCGGCATGAAAAACGACGTCTAACGTATCGCTCGTTCTTGGAGTTATATGAAAATATTTTAGTGGATGAGGGGGAAATTCATTTTAAAACGGATAACCGTGGATTGTTTGAATATTCCCTTGTTAGTTTTTCACAATACGGTTTAGTGCTTCAATATGTTAGCCTTGATCTTCATCGTAGTGATTTTGAAGGAAATGTGATGACTGAATATGAACAAAAATTTTCAGAAAAAGGAAATCCGATTTACCGTTGTGAAGTGAAGTATCGAAAACCTATGTCATAA
- a CDS encoding peptidase M28: MDLQLFRTLTELPGAPGNEHAVRAFMREQLQKYADEIVQDRLGSIFGVKRGTENGPVVMVAGHMDEVGFMVTAITEQGMVRFQPLGGWWGQVLLAQRVQIITDQGPIVGVIGSIPPHLLDEEQRKKPMDMKNMLIDVGADDRNDAERMGIRPGQQIVPLCPFTPMANEKKIMAKAWDNRYGCGLAIELLKELKDETLPNVLYAGATVQEEVGLRGAQTAATMIQPDIFFALDASPANDMTGDKKEFGHLGKGALVRIYDATMITHRGMREFILDTAETNNIPYQYFISPGGGTDAGRVHIANSGVPSAVIGICARYIHTHASIIHVDDYEAAKQLLIALVKQCDRATVDAIRHNA; encoded by the coding sequence ATGGATTTGCAGTTATTTCGAACGTTAACGGAATTGCCGGGAGCACCGGGAAATGAACATGCGGTGCGCGCCTTTATGCGCGAACAGTTACAAAAATATGCCGATGAAATTGTGCAAGATCGGCTCGGAAGCATCTTTGGAGTGAAACGAGGAACAGAAAATGGGCCAGTTGTAATGGTTGCAGGTCATATGGATGAAGTGGGTTTTATGGTCACTGCTATTACAGAACAAGGAATGGTTCGCTTTCAACCGCTTGGAGGTTGGTGGGGTCAAGTACTGCTCGCTCAACGTGTACAAATCATAACAGATCAAGGTCCGATTGTTGGAGTCATTGGCTCGATACCGCCTCACCTGCTTGATGAAGAGCAACGGAAAAAGCCGATGGATATGAAAAATATGCTCATTGACGTTGGTGCGGATGATCGTAACGATGCAGAACGCATGGGCATCCGTCCCGGACAACAAATTGTACCGCTTTGTCCGTTTACACCGATGGCAAACGAGAAAAAAATTATGGCGAAAGCGTGGGATAATCGTTACGGTTGTGGTTTGGCCATCGAATTGTTAAAGGAGTTAAAAGATGAGACGTTGCCGAACGTATTATATGCTGGAGCGACGGTTCAAGAAGAAGTCGGATTGCGCGGTGCACAAACAGCTGCAACGATGATTCAGCCGGATATTTTCTTTGCGCTAGATGCAAGCCCAGCGAACGACATGACAGGAGATAAAAAAGAGTTCGGACATCTTGGGAAAGGAGCGCTCGTACGCATTTATGACGCAACCATGATTACTCATCGCGGCATGCGCGAATTTATTTTAGATACAGCGGAAACGAACAATATTCCATACCAATATTTCATTTCACCAGGTGGTGGAACAGATGCGGGGAGAGTGCATATCGCGAATAGCGGCGTTCCTTCAGCTGTCATTGGTATTTGCGCACGCTATATTCATACACATGCTTCTATCATTCATGTGGATGACTATGAAGCGGCAAAACAGTTATTAATCGCCCTTGTAAAACAATGTGACCGTGCGACAGTCGATGCGATTCGTCATAACGCTTAA
- the yjjX gene encoding inosine/xanthosine triphosphatase (pyrophosphatase; has activity against dUTP and dITP; the crystal structure of the Vibrio protein showed similarity to Methanococcus janaschii Mj0226; in Vibrio cholerae this gene is part of the Mba operon that is involved in regulation and maintenance of biofilms; in Escherichia coli overexpression of this gene leads to resistance to an HMP analog), with protein MKIAVGTKNNTKVKAVKAVFHEAHHTIIASDVQPSVSKQPFSDEETLQGAIERATLAAHEQQAHIGVGLEGGVFVAHNGTVWLCNWGALVDRDGVVVVAGGARIPLPVEISEQLKTGKELAEVIDEYADRRDVRSNEGAIGILTNGAIDRTTMYTHIVHMLKGQYKHQKKGWRNQ; from the coding sequence ATGAAAATTGCCGTTGGAACAAAAAACAATACGAAAGTAAAAGCGGTAAAAGCTGTATTTCATGAGGCGCATCATACGATTATAGCGAGTGACGTGCAGCCGAGCGTGTCAAAACAGCCGTTTTCCGATGAAGAAACGTTGCAAGGTGCGATTGAGCGTGCAACGTTAGCTGCTCATGAACAACAAGCACATATCGGAGTGGGTTTAGAAGGAGGCGTATTTGTTGCACATAATGGAACAGTCTGGCTATGTAATTGGGGTGCGCTTGTAGATCGGGACGGCGTTGTCGTTGTGGCAGGAGGGGCGCGCATTCCGCTCCCTGTCGAAATTAGTGAACAATTAAAAACAGGGAAAGAATTAGCTGAAGTGATAGACGAATACGCCGATCGTCGCGATGTTCGTTCAAATGAAGGAGCGATCGGCATTTTGACGAACGGAGCCATCGACCGAACAACGATGTATACACATATTGTTCATATGTTGAAAGGGCAATACAAACATCAAAAGAAAGGATGGAGAAATCAATGA
- a CDS encoding thiol reductase thioredoxin gives MEKSMKTIERIEQYNEAIQHGKVIMMFTADWCGDCQFIKPVLPEIEAQFSDYTFYAVDRDRLLDLFAEHNVFGIPSFIVYENGQEKGRFVSKDRKTKEEIVAFIQSLGERDE, from the coding sequence ATGGAGAAATCAATGAAAACGATTGAACGGATCGAACAATATAACGAAGCGATTCAACATGGGAAAGTCATTATGATGTTTACAGCTGATTGGTGCGGGGATTGTCAATTCATCAAACCGGTTTTACCTGAAATTGAAGCGCAATTTTCCGATTATACGTTTTATGCGGTCGATCGCGATCGATTGCTTGATTTATTTGCGGAGCATAATGTTTTTGGCATTCCGAGTTTTATCGTATATGAAAATGGGCAAGAGAAAGGACGATTTGTCAGCAAAGATCGGAAAACGAAAGAAGAAATCGTCGCCTTTATTCAAAGTTTAGGTGAGCGTGATGAATAG
- a CDS encoding DUF1444 domain-containing protein, which produces MNSKQISEHIQQRLSDYPWEFRWDRKKDTLRIEHRDTKKGVTISLPSIMAKWELEKERAIDEVVYYVEQTLTALHDDSSLHGKEKHIYPVIRSTSFPTTTNEGAAFIYDEHTAETRIYYALDLGTTYRLIDERLVESERWNVQQLKEIARFNVRSLPTTVKEDHVAGNTFYFVNTNDGYDASRILNDAFLKNFAEKIKGTMLLAVPHQDVLIIADIENEIGYDVLAQLTMSFFASGRVPITALSFLYEDGQLQPIFILGKNRRKDEK; this is translated from the coding sequence ATGAATAGTAAGCAAATAAGCGAGCATATTCAACAACGATTATCCGACTATCCATGGGAATTTCGGTGGGATCGAAAAAAAGATACACTTCGCATTGAGCATCGTGACACGAAAAAAGGAGTGACGATCTCGCTTCCTTCCATTATGGCCAAATGGGAGCTTGAAAAAGAGCGTGCCATTGACGAAGTTGTTTATTATGTTGAGCAAACGTTAACGGCGTTACATGATGATTCGTCGCTACATGGAAAAGAAAAACATATATATCCGGTTATTCGCTCTACCTCATTCCCGACAACGACGAACGAAGGCGCTGCGTTTATTTATGACGAACATACAGCAGAAACGCGCATTTATTATGCGCTCGATTTAGGAACAACGTATCGGCTCATCGATGAACGTTTAGTTGAATCCGAGCGTTGGAACGTGCAACAATTGAAAGAAATTGCCCGTTTTAACGTTCGTTCATTGCCTACGACAGTAAAAGAAGATCATGTCGCTGGAAATACATTTTATTTCGTAAACACAAACGATGGATATGATGCAAGCCGCATACTGAATGATGCTTTTTTGAAAAACTTTGCTGAAAAAATAAAAGGAACGATGCTACTTGCAGTTCCTCATCAAGATGTGCTCATTATTGCTGACATTGAAAACGAAATCGGCTATGATGTACTTGCGCAGTTAACGATGAGCTTTTTTGCAAGCGGTAGAGTGCCGATTACTGCGCTCTCATTTTTATATGAAGATGGGCAACTGCAACCGATTTTTATTCTTGGGAAAAATCGTCGAAAGGATGAGAAATGA
- a CDS encoding tRNA-binding protein, with amino-acid sequence MNVFYNREGIGDTLLITLKVVDPQVRAFEKKGDVVRIYDEQTGETVGYNIFRASTYSTFQGNGVVELNEQVIATINDILQKNGVNEQLKADFSPKFVVGYVKEKEKHPNADKLSVCQVDVGTETLQIVCGAPNVEAGQKVVVAKVGAVMPSGLVIQEAELRGVKSYGMICSARELDLPNAPQEKGILVLNDEYEVGQPFFS; translated from the coding sequence ATGAACGTATTTTACAATCGTGAAGGCATTGGTGACACGTTACTCATTACTTTAAAAGTTGTTGATCCACAAGTGCGTGCTTTTGAGAAAAAAGGGGATGTTGTGCGCATTTATGATGAGCAAACAGGTGAAACAGTTGGTTACAATATTTTTCGTGCATCTACATATAGCACATTTCAAGGAAATGGAGTCGTTGAACTAAACGAACAAGTAATCGCTACGATTAACGACATATTGCAAAAAAATGGCGTAAATGAACAATTAAAGGCTGATTTTTCACCGAAATTTGTTGTCGGTTACGTGAAAGAAAAAGAGAAACATCCGAATGCTGATAAGTTAAGTGTTTGTCAAGTAGACGTTGGTACGGAGACGTTGCAAATTGTATGCGGGGCTCCAAACGTGGAAGCAGGGCAAAAGGTCGTTGTAGCAAAAGTCGGAGCTGTCATGCCAAGCGGTCTAGTCATTCAAGAGGCGGAGCTTCGCGGGGTGAAGTCTTACGGAATGATTTGCTCTGCCCGTGAGCTTGATTTGCCAAACGCCCCACAAGAGAAAGGAATTCTTGTTTTAAATGATGAGTATGAAGTAGGTCAACCATTTTTCAGCTGA
- a CDS encoding cell division protein FtsK: MGWFKALFRYLFGENDGAKETRKRPPSVTNNEHKHVEAKVVYEYPKGKFRFPLIPDEPKERQKERIYEQKRSSPQTVSFEKKIARIERKGNEAPTFRPTDVPSPVFGYKRMERVERKKEHDAVVEFELPIVEKVETNKHVHTQGDELVGRQLVDETNEHVHMLASGSFQHEEKEVVHEKEEMQREEEQKEVVEEHVRQTQVGENKEQERREEKIEQTNEERERRRSGVPYNVMMLKQDREKWKERQEKRSYVFPSLSLLHAPMIQHEGDEAWLKEQTERLNETFKNFNVGATVVHVTQGPTVTRFEVQPELGVKVNKITNLADDIKLNLAAVDIRIEAPIPGKNTIGIEVPNRSSRPVFIREVLQSEVFQQSDSPLTVALGLDISGKPIVTDLKKMPHGLIAGATGSGKSVCMNAMLVSLLYKAAPHEVKLLLIDPKMVELAPYNHIPHLVSPVITDAKAATAALKWAVSEMERRYELFAHTGVRDIVRYNELIRKAQKLEQHLPYIVIVIDELADLMMVAPADVEEAICRIAQKARACGIHLLVATQRPSVDVITGLIKANIPTRIAFSVSSQIDSRTIIDINGAEKLLGRGDMLFLENGKAKPIRLQGNFVSDEEIERVVAHVRQQMEPSYLFQHDELLQQHVQADEDDELFYEACEFVVQQGGASTSSLQRRFRIGYNRAARLIEMMEQRGIVSAPKGSKPRDVLIDEQDLEQLQDTI; encoded by the coding sequence ATGGGTTGGTTCAAGGCATTATTTCGTTATTTATTTGGGGAAAATGATGGGGCAAAAGAAACGCGCAAACGACCTCCGTCCGTAACAAACAACGAGCATAAACATGTGGAGGCAAAAGTCGTTTATGAATATCCGAAAGGAAAATTTCGCTTTCCACTCATTCCAGATGAACCGAAAGAAAGACAAAAAGAGCGAATATATGAACAAAAGCGTTCATCACCGCAAACCGTTTCCTTTGAGAAAAAAATAGCGCGCATAGAGCGTAAAGGAAATGAAGCGCCTACTTTTCGCCCTACGGATGTACCATCACCAGTATTTGGCTATAAACGAATGGAGCGTGTAGAACGGAAAAAAGAACATGACGCGGTCGTTGAATTTGAACTTCCGATTGTTGAAAAAGTCGAAACAAACAAACATGTGCATACACAAGGAGATGAGCTAGTAGGAAGACAGCTTGTTGATGAAACAAATGAACATGTGCATATGTTAGCAAGTGGGTCATTTCAACATGAAGAGAAAGAGGTTGTTCATGAAAAAGAAGAAATGCAACGAGAAGAAGAGCAGAAGGAAGTTGTTGAAGAACACGTTAGGCAAACACAGGTAGGAGAAAATAAAGAGCAGGAGCGTAGAGAAGAAAAAATTGAACAAACGAACGAAGAACGGGAGAGAAGAAGAAGCGGTGTCCCATATAATGTGATGATGTTAAAACAAGATCGGGAAAAATGGAAAGAACGGCAGGAAAAGCGATCCTATGTGTTTCCATCGTTATCGTTATTGCATGCCCCAATGATTCAACATGAAGGTGATGAAGCATGGCTAAAAGAGCAAACAGAGCGGTTAAATGAGACGTTTAAAAATTTTAACGTTGGTGCAACAGTCGTTCACGTGACTCAAGGTCCGACGGTGACTCGTTTTGAAGTGCAACCAGAACTTGGAGTGAAAGTGAATAAAATTACGAATTTAGCGGATGATATTAAATTAAATTTAGCGGCCGTGGATATTCGTATCGAAGCGCCTATTCCGGGAAAAAACACGATTGGAATTGAAGTGCCAAATCGCTCAAGCCGCCCGGTTTTTATTCGTGAAGTGTTACAAAGCGAGGTGTTTCAGCAATCAGACTCTCCATTAACCGTCGCCTTAGGGTTGGATATTTCAGGAAAACCTATTGTTACCGATTTAAAAAAGATGCCGCACGGGTTGATTGCGGGGGCAACCGGATCAGGAAAAAGCGTTTGTATGAATGCGATGTTAGTAAGTTTGTTATATAAAGCAGCACCGCACGAAGTAAAGTTATTATTGATTGATCCGAAAATGGTTGAACTTGCACCATATAACCATATTCCACATTTAGTTAGCCCGGTCATTACGGATGCAAAAGCAGCAACAGCAGCATTAAAATGGGCTGTATCTGAAATGGAGCGGCGATATGAGTTGTTTGCACATACAGGGGTGCGCGATATTGTTCGTTATAATGAGTTAATACGAAAAGCACAAAAACTAGAACAACACTTACCGTATATCGTCATTGTCATCGATGAGCTTGCAGATTTAATGATGGTCGCTCCAGCTGACGTGGAAGAAGCCATTTGCCGTATCGCTCAAAAAGCGCGCGCATGTGGGATTCATTTACTTGTTGCTACGCAACGACCGTCTGTTGATGTCATCACCGGTCTAATTAAGGCAAATATTCCAACGCGCATTGCCTTTTCTGTATCGTCACAAATTGATTCGCGTACCATCATTGATATAAACGGTGCCGAAAAATTACTTGGGCGAGGCGATATGTTATTTTTAGAAAATGGAAAAGCGAAACCGATTCGTCTACAAGGCAACTTCGTATCGGATGAAGAAATAGAGCGCGTTGTCGCACATGTACGACAGCAAATGGAACCGTCGTATTTATTTCAGCATGATGAGCTACTGCAACAACATGTACAAGCGGATGAAGACGATGAGCTGTTTTATGAGGCATGTGAATTTGTTGTTCAACAAGGCGGCGCCTCAACATCAAGTTTACAACGTCGTTTTCGTATCGGCTACAATCGGGCGGCGCGCTTAATTGAAATGATGGAGCAACGTGGCATCGTATCGGCACCAAAAGGAAGCAAGCCGCGCGATGTATTAATTGATGAGCAAGATCTCGAGCAACTACAAGATACAATTTAG